From a single Aricia agestis chromosome 17, ilAriAges1.1, whole genome shotgun sequence genomic region:
- the LOC121735156 gene encoding ADP-ribosylation factor 2: protein MGLTISSVFTRLFGKKQMRILMVGLDAAGKTTILYKLKLGEIVTTIPTIGFNVETVEYKNISFTVWDVGGQDKIRPLWRHYYQNTQGLIFVVDSSDTKRIAEAENELANMLKEDELRDAVILVFANKQDMPNAMTAAELTNALNLNNLRNRHWYIQATCATQGQGLYEGLDWLSNELAKK from the exons ATGGGTTTAACAATTTCAAGTGTTTTCACCAGGCTCTTTGGAAAAAAACAAATGCGTATTTTAATGG TTGGACTCGATGCCGCTGGCAAAACCACAATACTGTACAAGCTGAAGCTCGGTGAGATTGTGACGACGATACCGACAATAGGTTTCAATGTAGAAACCGTAGAGTACAAGAACATCAGCTTCACAGTTTGGGATGTCGGCGGCCAGGACAAAATCCGCCCACTGTGGCGCCACTACTACCAAAACACACAGGGACTTATCTTTGTTGTTGATTCAAGTGATACCAAGAGAATAGCAGAAGCCGAAAACGAACTAGCAAATATG TTGAAAGAAGATGAGCTAAGAGATGCTGTAATCCTAGTTTTTGCTAACAAGCAGGATATGCCAAATGCCATGACAGCCGCTGAACTGACCAATGCCTTGAATCTAAATAACTTGAGGAACCGccat TGGTACATCCAAGCAACATGTGCAACTCAAGGACAAGGATTATACGAAGGATTAGACTGGCTTTCAAATGAATTGGCTAAGAAGTGA